One segment of Trichlorobacter ammonificans DNA contains the following:
- the thiL gene encoding thiamine-phosphate kinase, with product MYGSSLSTLGEFGLIDLIRTRFPQPSPPELGIGDDAALLVPAPGRQLAVSTDLLAEGVHFDRSCGPDRLLGRKSLAVNLSDLAAMGAVPRWFFLSLALPAGFPLAGIEAILDGLAEQATDHGCLLAGGDTCGSKSGLVISVTIMGEQVPELLVTRSGARPGDDIWVSGTLGDAALGLTILMQNHTGLADGSAAEFVVSRHLDPTPRCRLGQRLAESGLISAMIDISDGLLADLGHVCRQSGCGAEVWLKELPRSPAFEELAGVFPDYPWHLAAAGGEDYELCFTAAPEQRAAIAGVGKNTGIPLTVVGKVTRSFGRVQAIMPDGSLFQPPASGYTHF from the coding sequence ATGTATGGTTCTTCACTTTCAACCCTCGGGGAGTTCGGTCTGATCGACCTGATCCGTACCCGTTTTCCCCAGCCCTCTCCTCCCGAGCTGGGGATCGGTGACGATGCCGCTCTGCTCGTCCCCGCTCCCGGCAGACAGCTGGCTGTTTCTACCGACCTGCTGGCCGAAGGGGTCCACTTTGACCGCTCCTGCGGCCCCGACCGGCTGTTGGGGCGAAAATCCCTGGCCGTTAATCTGTCCGACCTGGCCGCCATGGGGGCCGTGCCGCGCTGGTTTTTTCTTTCCCTGGCCCTTCCCGCCGGATTTCCGCTCGCGGGGATCGAAGCGATCCTGGACGGCTTGGCCGAGCAGGCCACTGACCACGGCTGCCTTCTTGCCGGTGGCGATACCTGCGGCTCGAAAAGTGGGCTGGTAATCTCGGTCACCATCATGGGGGAGCAGGTTCCGGAACTGCTGGTCACCCGAAGCGGGGCGCGTCCGGGGGATGATATCTGGGTCAGCGGCACCCTGGGGGATGCCGCACTCGGCCTCACTATTCTGATGCAGAACCATACCGGGCTTGCTGATGGCAGTGCGGCGGAATTTGTTGTGAGCAGGCACCTCGATCCCACGCCGCGCTGCCGTCTTGGGCAGAGGCTTGCGGAGTCGGGACTGATCAGCGCCATGATCGATATCAGCGATGGCCTGCTGGCCGACCTGGGACACGTCTGCCGGCAGTCCGGCTGCGGCGCGGAGGTATGGCTGAAGGAACTGCCGCGCTCCCCCGCCTTTGAAGAGCTTGCCGGTGTCTTTCCCGACTATCCCTGGCATTTGGCGGCAGCCGGCGGCGAGGATTACGAGCTCTGTTTCACCGCAGCACCGGAGCAGCGTGCCGCAATCGCGGGTGTGGGAAAAAACACTGGCATTCCGCTGACAGTTGTTGGTAAGGTTACCCGTTCTTTCGGGCGGGTCCAGGCGATCATGCCCGACGGCTCGCTCTTCCAGCCGCCCGCATCCGGCTATACTCATTTTTGA
- a CDS encoding DUF5615 family PIN-like protein: protein MRFAQIKLLTDENISSKVVSFFRAHGFDVHDVKESGLQGATDQQLLALAYEHQRFVVTHDSDFGTLVINNAHPCYGIIYLRLHQLSAANVISALSVLCTMNPDFQPGSLVVLDEHRIRVRQL from the coding sequence ATGCGTTTTGCTCAGATAAAGCTATTGACAGATGAAAACATATCTTCAAAAGTTGTCTCGTTTTTTCGCGCACACGGCTTTGATGTCCATGATGTCAAGGAATCAGGTTTACAGGGAGCCACCGATCAGCAGCTGCTGGCTCTGGCGTACGAGCACCAACGCTTTGTGGTGACGCACGATTCTGATTTCGGTACATTGGTCATCAACAACGCTCACCCCTGCTACGGCATCATCTACCTGCGCCTTCATCAGCTCTCTGCTGCCAATGTCATTTCAGCACTGTCCGTACTCTGCACAATGAACCCCGATTTTCAGCCCGGATCTCTTGTGGTGCTTGATGAGCACAGGATACGGGTACGACAACTGTGA
- a CDS encoding DUF433 domain-containing protein, translated as MASLITADPAILGGKPIIRGTRISVDFILELYAAGVSREEILADYPHLTPEALSACLTYAAHAMKNEIYLDLKAA; from the coding sequence ATGGCATCACTTATAACAGCAGACCCGGCAATTCTTGGTGGAAAACCGATAATTCGCGGCACCCGTATTTCCGTTGATTTTATCCTGGAACTCTATGCGGCAGGTGTTTCCAGAGAGGAGATTCTTGCCGATTACCCGCACCTGACTCCGGAAGCACTGAGTGCCTGTCTTACCTATGCGGCACACGCCATGAAAAACGAAATTTATCTCGATTTGAAGGCTGCTTGA
- a CDS encoding DoxX family protein, translating into MAKGGLALADAVAPLCIRIPLGLIFLAHGSQKLLGLFGGNGLTATFRIFEEKMGIPPIFTLLAIIAEFGGGLGVLTGFLTRVSAAGIAAVMAVAIYKVHWAHGFFLNAAGQGIEFTLALFGMSLYLVINGGGNWCIDRLIFKS; encoded by the coding sequence ATGGCCAAAGGTGGACTCGCGCTGGCCGATGCCGTTGCACCGCTCTGTATCCGCATTCCGCTGGGACTGATCTTCCTGGCCCACGGCTCCCAGAAGCTCCTGGGACTGTTCGGCGGCAACGGCCTGACCGCCACGTTCCGTATCTTCGAGGAAAAGATGGGAATTCCCCCCATCTTCACGCTGCTGGCGATCATCGCCGAGTTCGGCGGCGGCCTGGGGGTGCTGACCGGTTTCCTCACCCGGGTTTCCGCTGCCGGGATCGCCGCCGTCATGGCGGTGGCCATCTACAAGGTCCACTGGGCTCACGGCTTCTTCCTGAACGCCGCCGGCCAGGGGATCGAGTTCACCCTGGCCCTGTTCGGCATGTCCCTGTACCTGGTAATCAACGGCGGCGGCAACTGGTGCATCGACCGCCTGATCTTCAAAAGCTGA
- a CDS encoding peptide chain release factor 3, whose amino-acid sequence MHYQDEVDKRRTFAIISHPDAGKTTITEKLLLFGGAIQQAGEVRARKSGRHATSDWMELEKQRGISVTSSVMKFCYDGYEINLLDTPGHNDFSEDTYRVLTAVDSALMVIDSVKGVESQTRKLLEVCRLRDTPIMTFMNKLDREGQEPLDLLDDVEKNLGMQTAPITWPIGMGKRFRGTYHLYSKEVHLFDPEAEHGTGQAVTVKGLDDPLLDELLGSQADELRTDVELLEGAAHPFDLHEYLAGRQTPVFFGSAINTFGVQQLLDTFVEFAPPPRERGTLTRSVSPYEAPFTGFVFKIQANMDPAHRDRIAFFRICSGRFERGMKVRHLRLGREVQISNATIFMAQDRTNVEEAFAGDIIGIHNHGTIKIGDTFTQGEDLKFTGIPNFAPEHFRKVRLLNPMKSKALEKGLVQLAEEGTTQVFKPIFGAEWVVGAVGVLQFEVVLHRLEFEYGVKILYEPVSYATARWVSGEKKLLDDFEKKEKMNLYRDGEGKLTYMASSQWRLDNTLENWPDLTFSATSEHS is encoded by the coding sequence CTGCACTACCAGGACGAAGTCGACAAGCGCCGCACGTTTGCCATCATCAGCCATCCCGACGCCGGCAAGACCACCATCACCGAAAAACTGCTGCTCTTCGGCGGCGCCATCCAGCAGGCAGGAGAAGTCCGCGCCCGCAAATCGGGACGCCACGCCACCTCGGACTGGATGGAGCTGGAGAAGCAGCGGGGAATTTCGGTCACCTCCTCGGTGATGAAATTCTGTTACGACGGCTACGAGATCAACCTGCTGGACACGCCGGGCCACAACGACTTTTCCGAAGACACCTACCGCGTGCTGACCGCCGTTGACTCGGCCCTGATGGTGATCGACTCCGTCAAAGGTGTGGAGAGCCAGACCAGGAAACTGCTGGAAGTCTGCCGTCTGCGGGACACCCCGATCATGACCTTCATGAACAAACTGGACCGGGAAGGGCAGGAACCGCTGGACTTGCTGGACGACGTGGAAAAGAACCTGGGGATGCAGACGGCGCCGATCACCTGGCCCATCGGCATGGGCAAGCGGTTCAGGGGTACCTATCACCTCTACAGCAAGGAGGTGCACCTGTTCGATCCCGAAGCTGAACACGGCACCGGTCAGGCCGTAACGGTCAAGGGGCTGGACGACCCGCTGCTGGACGAGCTGCTGGGGAGCCAGGCCGACGAGTTGCGCACCGATGTGGAACTACTGGAGGGAGCGGCTCATCCCTTTGACCTGCACGAATACCTGGCGGGTCGCCAGACCCCGGTCTTTTTCGGCAGCGCCATCAACACCTTTGGCGTGCAGCAGTTGCTGGACACCTTTGTGGAGTTCGCCCCGCCCCCCCGCGAGCGGGGCACCCTCACCCGCAGCGTCTCCCCCTATGAAGCGCCGTTCACCGGTTTTGTCTTCAAGATTCAGGCGAACATGGATCCGGCCCACCGGGACCGGATCGCTTTTTTCCGGATCTGCTCCGGCCGCTTCGAGCGAGGGATGAAGGTACGCCACCTGCGCCTGGGGCGGGAGGTGCAGATCAGCAACGCCACCATCTTCATGGCCCAGGATCGCACCAACGTGGAGGAGGCCTTTGCCGGTGACATCATCGGCATTCACAACCACGGCACCATCAAGATCGGCGATACCTTCACCCAAGGAGAAGATCTCAAGTTCACCGGCATCCCCAACTTCGCGCCGGAGCACTTCCGCAAGGTGCGGCTCTTGAACCCGATGAAGTCAAAGGCGCTGGAGAAGGGACTGGTGCAGCTGGCGGAGGAAGGGACCACCCAGGTGTTCAAACCGATCTTCGGGGCGGAATGGGTGGTGGGGGCCGTGGGGGTCCTGCAGTTCGAGGTGGTGCTGCACCGTCTGGAATTCGAGTACGGCGTGAAGATCCTCTATGAACCGGTCAGCTATGCCACCGCCCGCTGGGTCAGTGGCGAGAAAAAACTGCTGGACGACTTCGAGAAGAAGGAAAAGATGAACCTGTACCGCGACGGCGAGGGGAAGCTGACCTACATGGCCTCCAGTCAGTGGCGCCTGGACAACACCCTGGAAAACTGGCCGGACCTTACCTTCAGCGCCACCAGCGAACACAGCTGA
- a CDS encoding AAA family ATPase: MYCAFYGLKERPFTLTPNPDFIFLGRAHQEAFAHLIYGIEQKVGFIALTGEVGAGKTTVMRTLLTRLDPEAYATALVLNPMLSSLGLLKTINREYGIDDGGNEPAELVETLNRFLLEQKEAGRTVVLVIDEAQDMEPEVLEQVRLLSNLETAREKLIQIILVGQPELETLLSRPELRQLNQRITVRYHLTPMDAADTRAYLAHRLRVAGGTPDMVRFCDDAVQVIHRFAGGLPRLVNAVADRALLIGYTAEIRKIEAPQARKALGEVSPAKQRRSHRRLRIGAAVAAGVLLLLAVVGVLMFSRSGARSAAPLPQPPQPVSLALMLQRHQETDMAREAVQTILKAWQVAPPAAALPDSLEAALKQAGFELHRYTGSLGGLARMDYPAVLELLRGPGRKSHLVFAGLTSSHALVANEAGQLIEISPAELERAWSGRAIVPWKNMLGLTIPTPYMINEDQRTLLVRLLVAAGALQKDLPSVHETLVRDALRLFQQQQGLETDGAAGEQTLMMLYRRSADFRAPTLEKAEKVKP, encoded by the coding sequence ATGTATTGCGCCTTCTACGGACTGAAAGAACGACCGTTCACCCTGACACCCAATCCCGATTTCATCTTTCTCGGCAGGGCGCATCAGGAAGCCTTTGCCCACCTGATCTACGGCATCGAACAGAAGGTCGGTTTCATTGCGCTCACCGGCGAGGTGGGGGCCGGCAAGACCACGGTCATGCGTACCCTGCTGACCCGCCTTGATCCGGAAGCCTACGCAACCGCGCTGGTGCTCAATCCGATGCTCTCCTCCCTGGGGCTGTTGAAAACCATCAATCGTGAATACGGCATCGACGATGGAGGAAACGAACCGGCGGAACTGGTGGAAACCCTCAACCGCTTCCTGCTGGAGCAGAAGGAAGCGGGGCGCACGGTGGTGCTGGTTATCGATGAGGCCCAGGATATGGAGCCTGAGGTGCTGGAACAGGTGCGGTTGCTTTCGAATCTTGAAACCGCCCGGGAGAAGCTGATCCAGATCATCCTGGTGGGGCAGCCGGAACTGGAAACGCTCCTCTCGCGACCTGAGTTGCGTCAATTGAACCAGCGGATCACGGTGCGCTACCATCTGACCCCCATGGACGCCGCCGATACCCGTGCCTATCTCGCCCATCGCCTGCGGGTTGCCGGCGGCACACCGGACATGGTGCGATTTTGCGACGACGCGGTGCAGGTCATCCACCGTTTTGCCGGGGGGTTGCCCCGGCTGGTGAATGCCGTGGCCGACCGGGCGCTGCTGATCGGGTACACCGCTGAAATCCGTAAAATCGAGGCGCCACAGGCCCGCAAGGCTCTTGGCGAGGTATCACCGGCCAAGCAGCGCCGCTCCCACCGGCGGTTGCGTATCGGTGCGGCCGTGGCTGCCGGCGTTTTACTGCTGCTTGCTGTCGTGGGCGTACTGATGTTCTCCCGGTCCGGCGCCAGAAGTGCCGCTCCCCTGCCGCAGCCCCCGCAGCCGGTCTCCCTGGCGTTGATGCTGCAGCGCCATCAGGAAACGGATATGGCGCGAGAGGCGGTGCAAACCATCCTGAAGGCTTGGCAGGTGGCTCCCCCGGCGGCTGCCCTGCCGGACTCCCTGGAGGCCGCCCTGAAACAGGCTGGTTTCGAACTGCATCGCTACACAGGAAGTCTGGGGGGGCTGGCACGCATGGACTATCCGGCAGTCTTGGAACTGCTGCGGGGACCGGGCAGGAAGAGCCATTTGGTATTCGCCGGATTGACCAGCAGTCACGCTCTGGTGGCAAACGAGGCAGGGCAGCTGATTGAGATTTCTCCCGCCGAACTGGAGCGGGCCTGGAGCGGACGGGCCATTGTTCCCTGGAAGAACATGCTGGGGCTGACCATACCGACCCCGTACATGATCAATGAGGATCAGCGTACGCTGCTGGTACGCCTGCTGGTCGCGGCCGGTGCGTTGCAGAAGGATCTGCCCTCCGTGCACGAAACGCTGGTCCGTGATGCTCTTCGTCTCTTTCAGCAGCAACAGGGACTGGAAACCGACGGTGCTGCCGGTGAACAGACCCTGATGATGCTGTACCGGCGCTCCGCCGATTTTCGGGCGCCCACTCTTGAGAAAGCCGAAAAGGTCAAACCATGA
- a CDS encoding cytochrome C, which produces MKTSKLAATILIPVALCVLYACANTTSVSRKHFMEFTGPPNCAECHSDDGWAAWNHKAPDFYAKHKYFAATKGYACNSCHAASFCTDCHAGKEELKPGTKYPTSPERSMPHRGNYLSQHKIDGKINPTSCFRCHGRQNNEGCKRCHK; this is translated from the coding sequence GTGAAAACCAGCAAGCTCGCAGCAACTATCCTGATTCCCGTTGCGCTCTGCGTCCTGTATGCCTGTGCAAATACCACGAGCGTGTCCAGGAAGCATTTTATGGAATTTACCGGGCCGCCCAATTGTGCCGAATGCCACTCTGATGATGGCTGGGCTGCCTGGAACCATAAAGCGCCGGACTTCTATGCCAAGCACAAGTATTTTGCCGCCACCAAGGGCTATGCCTGTAACTCATGCCATGCAGCGTCCTTCTGCACCGACTGCCATGCCGGCAAGGAAGAGCTCAAGCCCGGCACCAAGTATCCGACATCGCCGGAACGCTCAATGCCCCATCGCGGTAATTATCTGAGCCAGCATAAGATAGACGGGAAGATCAACCCGACCTCCTGCTTCAGGTGCCATGGCCGACAAAATAATGAGGGGTGCAAACGATGCCACAAGTGA
- a CDS encoding ComEA family DNA-binding protein: MKRKLVGIICCVAILGLSATVVRAVEEDEAPRKPRKVVKPVKKTDVKKKSKVPLSKLVDINAASKAELKKLPTITDELADKIIAGRPYASKAWLVTNKVVPEANYEAIRGLIAVKNPQAALQQLQQQKGGQKK, translated from the coding sequence ATGAAACGTAAACTCGTTGGGATTATCTGCTGTGTCGCTATTCTCGGGCTTTCGGCAACGGTGGTTCGAGCCGTTGAGGAGGACGAGGCACCGCGTAAGCCGAGGAAAGTGGTAAAGCCAGTCAAGAAGACTGATGTGAAGAAGAAATCGAAAGTACCTCTTTCCAAGCTGGTGGATATTAATGCCGCCTCCAAGGCAGAGTTGAAAAAGCTGCCGACCATTACCGATGAGCTTGCGGACAAAATTATTGCCGGTCGGCCGTATGCAAGCAAGGCATGGCTTGTAACCAACAAGGTCGTACCCGAGGCCAATTATGAAGCCATCAGGGGCCTGATTGCCGTCAAGAATCCGCAGGCTGCTCTGCAGCAGCTGCAGCAACAGAAGGGCGGGCAGAAAAAGTAA
- a CDS encoding OmcA/MtrC family decaheme c-type cytochrome, with product MTLTAPNVAADLGDLTYDPTLTHRLVIQISGAARGTGSNTADGSNSGVASANIADPANIIYDFVPATGKAVTSANAQRNVVSTESCNSCHSKLNGLGFHGGSRNDARICVVCHTDQRKFGRTNSASTGGAFTGSPYIADGEVQGDFPVFIHKLHAGEALTKTGYNYAGVQYNHITYPQPVNNCVKCHSGAEATQAANWGSVPSRLACGSCHDGINWSTGAGHIGGSASNDANCALCHKTADITRYHVTVDPTGANGRAGYPLNTAVNVPTNGYPSGQGPSIPLASQLNLPSGVYKIAYEIKSVKVVGAAGAKKAQITYRILKDGQPVTLRSSGYLIDNVDGSPGLYIAYAAANTFGVAAPADWTTSFNVSVKNVRDGVGGNSQTGPDADGYYTATLATIIPDTATMVTGLVGIDYSGFVQLNHPAYPQGIRLNDAVFPMKVADGYNPRRSIVSAAKCNACHGQLGTGPSFHGGTRNNGEGCAVCHYNGRATGHVGASYNYGGGWSVSAKDLVHGIHGSGKRTVDYSYEATASNPAGFGHVTYPGVLKNCEQCHVAGSYDFSNTASKNALTGLLWSAALSGNFPDPGANTVIGLSPWVKSFGNGYEDYSVGAGANHLVISPITASCFGCHDTSSAVAHMQQNGGKLYVKRSTTLVGGVAVNTEACMACHGSGKIGDIKKVHSK from the coding sequence ATGACCCTGACGGCTCCCAACGTTGCTGCTGACCTTGGCGACCTGACCTATGATCCGACCCTGACTCACCGTCTGGTGATCCAGATTTCTGGCGCCGCCCGCGGTACCGGCAGCAACACCGCCGACGGTTCAAACAGTGGTGTTGCCTCCGCCAACATCGCTGATCCGGCCAACATCATCTACGACTTTGTTCCCGCTACCGGTAAGGCAGTCACCAGCGCCAACGCCCAGCGCAACGTTGTGTCCACCGAGAGCTGCAACTCTTGCCACAGCAAGCTGAATGGCCTTGGTTTCCACGGCGGTTCCCGGAACGACGCCCGTATCTGCGTGGTCTGCCATACCGACCAGCGCAAGTTCGGCCGGACCAACTCCGCCTCTACTGGTGGTGCTTTCACTGGTAGCCCCTACATCGCCGATGGTGAAGTACAGGGCGATTTCCCGGTCTTCATCCACAAGCTGCATGCAGGTGAGGCGCTGACCAAGACCGGCTATAACTATGCCGGCGTGCAGTACAATCACATTACGTATCCCCAGCCGGTCAACAACTGCGTGAAGTGCCACAGTGGCGCAGAAGCCACCCAGGCTGCTAACTGGGGCTCCGTCCCCAGCCGTCTGGCTTGCGGTAGCTGCCACGACGGTATCAACTGGTCCACTGGCGCCGGCCATATTGGTGGCTCTGCTAGCAATGACGCCAACTGCGCCCTCTGCCACAAGACCGCCGACATCACTCGCTACCACGTAACCGTTGATCCCACCGGTGCAAACGGTCGCGCCGGTTACCCGCTGAATACCGCAGTAAACGTTCCAACCAATGGCTATCCTTCTGGTCAGGGTCCCTCCATTCCGCTGGCTTCCCAGCTGAATCTGCCCTCCGGTGTCTACAAGATCGCCTATGAAATCAAGTCTGTTAAGGTGGTAGGTGCAGCTGGCGCCAAGAAGGCTCAGATTACCTATCGCATTCTGAAGGACGGCCAGCCGGTGACCCTGCGCAGCAGCGGCTACCTGATCGATAACGTTGACGGCAGCCCCGGTCTCTATATTGCCTATGCTGCAGCCAACACCTTTGGTGTTGCTGCACCGGCGGATTGGACCACCTCTTTCAACGTCTCGGTCAAGAATGTCCGTGATGGCGTAGGCGGCAACAGCCAGACCGGTCCGGATGCCGATGGTTATTACACAGCTACGCTTGCAACTATTATTCCTGACACTGCAACCATGGTAACCGGCTTGGTTGGTATCGACTACAGCGGTTTTGTGCAACTGAACCACCCGGCATATCCGCAGGGCATCAGGCTGAACGATGCCGTCTTCCCGATGAAGGTTGCAGATGGTTACAATCCCCGCCGTTCCATCGTGAGCGCTGCCAAGTGTAACGCTTGCCACGGACAGCTGGGCACTGGTCCGTCCTTCCATGGTGGTACCCGTAACAACGGTGAAGGCTGCGCAGTCTGCCACTACAATGGCCGCGCTACCGGCCATGTCGGCGCTAGCTATAACTACGGCGGCGGCTGGTCCGTCAGTGCCAAGGATCTGGTGCACGGTATCCATGGCTCGGGTAAGCGTACGGTAGATTACAGCTATGAGGCAACAGCTTCCAATCCGGCCGGTTTTGGCCATGTAACCTATCCGGGCGTACTGAAAAACTGCGAGCAGTGCCACGTTGCCGGCAGCTATGACTTCTCGAACACTGCCAGCAAAAACGCACTGACTGGCCTGCTGTGGTCTGCCGCTCTGAGTGGTAACTTCCCTGACCCGGGCGCCAATACCGTTATCGGTCTGTCTCCGTGGGTGAAGTCCTTTGGCAACGGCTACGAAGATTATAGCGTTGGCGCAGGTGCTAACCACTTGGTTATTTCGCCGATCACCGCTTCTTGCTTCGGCTGCCATGACACAAGCAGTGCAGTTGCCCATATGCAGCAAAATGGCGGTAAGCTGTACGTGAAGCGTTCTACGACCTTGGTCGGTGGTGTGGCTGTCAATACCGAGGCTTGCATGGCTTGCCACGGCTCGGGTAAGATTGGCGACATCAAGAAGGTTCACAGCAAGTAA
- a CDS encoding sigma-54-dependent transcriptional regulator has translation MSEKIRILFVDDEPAYCRIFRSRIGRDPRFLVETAQSGEEALLRLQQFPADMVFTDLQMPFMDGIELMTEIKNRYPYLFVLILTGLDSTSQAVKAMKAGAYDYLLKPLDFDMVERAIETVCAHRSAFRSHATPDDAQRRGFSFENIIGQDRKMFEIYEKINQVAQTSATVLITGESGTGKELIAAAIHAKSSRKDGPFLQVNCAALSDGLVSSELFGHEKGAFTGAVGQKKGLFEQASGGTLFLDEIGDISMTTQVALLRILELGVFQRVGGTETLRADVRLICATNRDLARAVTEKQFREDLYYRINVVSLQAPPLRERTSDIPLLANYFLDRFRALSGKQIEGFTADAMELLCRYQWPGNCRELANIVEHAVVFSRNRMLSPGDFPELLRQPAQPKSSVTLTSPSTTLADVEASLIRRVLEEKQWNLKQAADALDIARGTLYGKMEKYSIRKP, from the coding sequence GTGAGCGAGAAGATTCGTATCCTGTTTGTCGATGATGAACCAGCTTATTGTCGCATTTTTCGCAGCCGGATCGGTCGGGATCCCCGCTTTCTGGTGGAAACGGCCCAGAGTGGCGAGGAAGCGCTCCTGCGTCTGCAGCAGTTTCCTGCCGACATGGTCTTCACCGATCTGCAGATGCCGTTCATGGACGGCATTGAATTGATGACGGAGATTAAAAACCGGTATCCGTATCTGTTCGTCCTGATTCTGACCGGCCTTGACTCCACCTCCCAGGCAGTGAAGGCGATGAAGGCCGGCGCCTACGACTATCTCCTGAAACCGCTGGATTTCGACATGGTGGAGCGAGCCATAGAAACCGTTTGTGCCCACCGCAGCGCCTTCCGGTCCCACGCTACCCCCGATGATGCGCAGCGGCGCGGCTTCAGCTTCGAGAACATCATCGGCCAGGACCGCAAGATGTTCGAAATCTACGAAAAAATCAATCAGGTGGCCCAGACTTCCGCAACGGTACTGATTACCGGTGAGAGCGGAACCGGCAAAGAGTTGATCGCTGCCGCCATCCACGCCAAAAGCTCCCGCAAGGATGGCCCCTTTCTGCAGGTCAACTGTGCCGCACTGTCGGACGGTCTGGTGAGCAGTGAGCTGTTCGGTCATGAAAAGGGCGCCTTCACCGGTGCCGTTGGTCAGAAAAAGGGATTGTTCGAACAGGCGTCGGGGGGAACACTTTTCCTCGATGAAATCGGCGATATTTCGATGACCACGCAGGTGGCGCTGCTGCGCATCCTGGAGCTGGGCGTTTTTCAGCGGGTCGGCGGCACGGAGACGCTCCGGGCCGACGTCCGGCTGATTTGCGCCACGAACCGCGACCTGGCCAGGGCGGTGACGGAAAAGCAATTCCGCGAAGATCTTTACTACCGTATCAACGTTGTTTCCCTGCAAGCCCCTCCGCTACGTGAACGCACCTCCGACATCCCGTTGCTGGCCAACTACTTCCTTGACCGGTTCCGTGCGCTCTCCGGCAAACAGATCGAGGGGTTCACTGCCGACGCCATGGAGCTGCTCTGTCGCTATCAGTGGCCCGGCAACTGCCGGGAACTGGCTAACATCGTTGAACATGCCGTGGTCTTCAGTCGCAACCGGATGCTCTCCCCGGGCGACTTCCCCGAACTGCTTCGTCAGCCGGCACAGCCGAAAAGCAGTGTGACGCTGACCAGCCCATCGACAACCCTTGCAGATGTGGAAGCGTCACTGATCAGGCGGGTTCTGGAAGAAAAACAGTGGAACCTCAAACAGGCCGCCGACGCACTGGATATCGCCCGCGGTACGCTCTACGGCAAGATGGAAAAATACAGTATTAGAAAACCCTGA
- a CDS encoding response regulator, with product MSDRLRLLCVDDEVHILRTLERFCRNEGISMHSATSAAQALELLENQPVDVVVSDYQMPGMNGLDFLHEVHARWPWISGIVISGFVEVPAVAGALQQGDIMGFLHKPWKRDELKALIRAAGKRCRSGMGEGATTT from the coding sequence ATGTCCGATAGACTGCGTCTGCTCTGCGTTGATGACGAAGTGCATATCCTGCGTACGCTGGAGCGTTTCTGCCGAAACGAAGGCATCAGCATGCACAGCGCCACCTCGGCAGCCCAAGCGCTTGAGCTGCTGGAGAACCAGCCGGTGGATGTGGTTGTTTCCGATTATCAGATGCCGGGGATGAACGGCCTTGATTTTCTTCACGAAGTGCATGCCCGGTGGCCGTGGATTTCGGGAATCGTCATCTCCGGATTTGTGGAGGTACCTGCCGTTGCCGGCGCTCTGCAGCAGGGTGATATCATGGGATTCCTTCACAAACCCTGGAAGCGGGATGAACTGAAGGCCCTGATCCGGGCGGCAGGGAAGCGCTGCAGGAGCGGAATGGGAGAGGGAGCAACTACGACGTGA